In Pseudomonas sp. MYb327, one DNA window encodes the following:
- the tusD gene encoding sulfurtransferase complex subunit TusD gives MKFAITVFSAAHAPSSRRALLFAQAALAGGHEIVRLFFYQDGVYNASSSVVTPQDEQDLPKQWRAFVSEHRLDGVVCIAAALRRGVLNEEEARRYQREAVAVDAPCELSGLGQLHDAVQDADRLICFGGA, from the coding sequence ATGAAGTTCGCCATCACCGTGTTCTCCGCCGCCCATGCGCCCTCCTCGCGCCGCGCCTTGCTGTTCGCCCAGGCTGCGCTGGCCGGCGGGCATGAAATTGTCCGGCTGTTTTTCTACCAGGACGGTGTGTACAACGCCTCCAGCAGCGTGGTCACGCCCCAGGACGAGCAAGACTTGCCCAAGCAATGGCGCGCCTTTGTCAGTGAACATCGACTGGATGGCGTGGTGTGCATCGCCGCCGCCCTGCGTCGTGGTGTGTTGAACGAGGAAGAAGCCAGGCGCTATCAACGCGAAGCCGTCGCCGTCGACGCGCCGTGTGAATTGTCCGGCCTCGGCCAGTTGCACGATGCAGTGCAGGACGCTGACCGCCTGATCTGTTTCGGAGGCGCATGA
- a CDS encoding YoaK family protein, producing MLPTASKTHASPGHLHTQKWRGRIGLSLVAMLSVLAGMTDAIGFMASGDFVSFMSGNTTRMAVAISAGDLGLTLRLVLLIATFIVGNALGIIVSRLGGRRSLPLLLCIAALLCGAAAWPLDSQLPALLAAIIAMGMLNAAVEEVNGLPVGLTYVTGALSRFGRGLGRWMLGERRNGWRVQLIPWTGMFAGAVLGAVLEQHFGLKALFASGLLAATLGLLSLKIPRRWQLGYMPR from the coding sequence ATGCTGCCTACCGCCTCCAAGACTCACGCCAGTCCCGGACATCTGCACACACAAAAATGGCGTGGACGCATCGGCTTGAGCCTGGTGGCCATGCTCTCGGTATTGGCCGGGATGACCGACGCCATCGGCTTCATGGCCAGCGGTGATTTTGTTTCCTTCATGAGCGGTAATACCACCCGCATGGCCGTCGCCATCAGCGCCGGTGACCTGGGGTTGACCCTGCGTCTGGTGCTGCTCATCGCCACGTTCATCGTCGGCAATGCGCTGGGCATTATTGTCAGTCGGCTCGGTGGGCGCCGGTCGCTGCCGTTGCTACTGTGCATTGCTGCCCTGCTGTGTGGCGCCGCGGCCTGGCCGTTGGACTCGCAACTGCCTGCCCTGCTGGCGGCCATCATCGCCATGGGCATGCTCAATGCCGCCGTGGAAGAGGTCAACGGCCTGCCGGTCGGCCTGACTTACGTCACCGGCGCCCTGTCGCGCTTCGGCCGTGGGCTGGGTCGCTGGATGCTCGGCGAGCGCCGCAACGGCTGGCGCGTGCAACTGATTCCCTGGACGGGCATGTTCGCCGGCGCGGTACTCGGCGCCGTGCTGGAACAGCATTTCGGGCTCAAGGCACTGTTTGCCAGCGGCTTGCTGGCGGCGACGTTGGGCCTGTTGTCGCTGAAGATCCCGCGGCGGTGGCAGTTGGGGTACATGCCGCGCTGA
- a CDS encoding DUF6388 family protein translates to MAASEQQHEQALKKFLDERPELRVELDNLNPLLAQAKGETSAQYRDERLHEAFEAEAERLGLFAWELTLQLTAATPEDYQAQRLEVHKEVAEMAGMDWLEYCDLYGIEP, encoded by the coding sequence ATGGCGGCATCCGAGCAGCAACACGAACAAGCGCTGAAGAAGTTTCTCGATGAACGTCCAGAATTGCGCGTCGAGCTCGACAATCTCAACCCGTTGCTGGCGCAAGCCAAGGGTGAAACTTCGGCGCAGTATCGCGATGAGCGTTTGCATGAGGCCTTTGAAGCCGAAGCCGAGCGCCTGGGTTTGTTCGCCTGGGAACTGACCCTGCAACTGACCGCAGCCACCCCTGAGGACTATCAGGCCCAGCGCCTCGAAGTGCACAAGGAAGTGGCCGAGATGGCGGGTATGGATTGGCTGGAATATTGCGATTTGTATGGGATAGAACCGTAA
- a CDS encoding GNAT family N-acetyltransferase: MNLRIELSPNPTEEERQAILQPLRAYNASKADGAIPEPIALLVRDDNDEILGGLYARLFYQWLFIDLLSVPEQARGQGMGSKLMQMAEDLARERKCIGLWLDTFEFQAPEFYRKCGYSEIGHIADYPPGFKHFFFQKRLKYDA, translated from the coding sequence ATGAATCTGCGAATCGAGTTGTCGCCAAATCCCACGGAAGAAGAACGCCAGGCGATCCTGCAGCCGTTGCGCGCCTATAACGCGTCGAAAGCGGACGGCGCCATTCCCGAGCCCATCGCGTTGCTGGTACGCGACGACAACGATGAAATCCTTGGTGGGCTCTACGCCCGGTTGTTTTATCAGTGGTTGTTCATCGACCTGCTGTCGGTGCCGGAACAGGCCCGGGGACAGGGCATGGGATCGAAGCTGATGCAGATGGCCGAAGACTTGGCGCGGGAAAGGAAGTGCATTGGGCTCTGGCTCGACACCTTCGAATTCCAGGCGCCGGAGTTCTACAGGAAATGCGGTTACAGCGAGATCGGGCACATCGCCGATTACCCGCCGGGATTCAAGCACTTCTTCTTCCAGAAGCGCCTGAAATACGACGCATAA
- a CDS encoding hemerythrin domain-containing protein translates to MNIFEALRESHERQRTYAKAVIKTSGDTPERVEAYKQLKSELQAHETAEERHFYIPLMEFDNGVDLSRHAISEHHEMDEMMEELDETEMSSPAWLAIAKKLSEKVHHHLEEEEQKFFQMAGKLLDDKQKETLAGQYLKEYKAQLS, encoded by the coding sequence GTGAATATTTTCGAAGCCTTGCGTGAAAGTCATGAACGCCAGCGTACCTACGCCAAAGCAGTGATCAAGACCAGCGGCGACACCCCTGAGCGTGTCGAAGCCTACAAACAGTTGAAATCCGAACTCCAGGCCCACGAAACAGCGGAAGAGCGGCATTTCTACATCCCGCTGATGGAGTTCGACAACGGCGTCGACCTCAGCCGCCATGCGATTTCCGAGCATCACGAAATGGACGAAATGATGGAGGAACTGGACGAGACCGAGATGTCCAGTCCGGCCTGGCTGGCCATCGCGAAGAAGCTGTCCGAGAAAGTCCATCACCATCTTGAGGAAGAAGAGCAGAAGTTCTTCCAGATGGCCGGCAAGCTGCTCGACGACAAACAGAAAGAAACGCTGGCGGGGCAGTACTTGAAGGAATACAAGGCCCAGCTCTCTTGA
- a CDS encoding NUDIX domain-containing protein, giving the protein MSNTAERVNILESQVLSHDWYLLKKITFDYQRNNGEWQRQTREVYDRGNGAAILLYNREKKTVVLTRQFRLPVFVNGHDGLLIEVAAGLLEGAAPEERIRAEAEEETGYRVHHVQKVFEAYMSPGSVTEKLHFFIAEYDTASKVSDGGGLEEETEDLEVLEWSFDAALEAFYRGEICDAKTIMLLQHAAMKNIFAI; this is encoded by the coding sequence ATGTCGAATACAGCCGAGCGGGTCAACATCCTTGAGTCTCAGGTGTTGTCCCACGACTGGTATCTGCTGAAAAAAATCACCTTCGATTACCAACGCAACAACGGCGAATGGCAACGCCAGACCCGTGAGGTTTACGACCGGGGCAATGGTGCGGCGATTCTGCTGTACAACCGCGAAAAGAAAACCGTGGTGCTGACCCGGCAATTCCGCTTGCCGGTGTTCGTCAACGGCCACGACGGTTTACTGATTGAAGTGGCGGCGGGGCTGCTGGAAGGTGCGGCGCCCGAAGAGCGCATCCGCGCAGAAGCCGAAGAAGAAACCGGTTACCGCGTGCACCATGTGCAGAAGGTGTTCGAGGCTTACATGAGCCCGGGTTCCGTGACGGAAAAGCTGCACTTCTTCATCGCTGAATATGATACGGCGTCGAAGGTCAGCGACGGCGGTGGGCTGGAAGAAGAAACCGAGGACCTGGAAGTGCTGGAGTGGTCATTCGATGCAGCCCTCGAAGCGTTTTATCGCGGCGAAATCTGCGATGCGAAGACCATCATGCTATTGCAGCATGCGGCGATGAAAAACATTTTCGCGATCTGA
- a CDS encoding methylated-DNA--[protein]-cysteine S-methyltransferase produces the protein MTYTWITLASPVGELKLVANGSRLAAILWENDKPGRVRLGPMSEAPDNPILLRTAEQLREYFAGTRHRFELELDFVGTEFQKKVWAALLTIPFGETRSYSQIAEQIGNPSAVRAVGAANGKNPISIVAPCHRVIGASGKLTGFAGGLDAKEMLLTLEGGQWPGTARLPGF, from the coding sequence ATGACTTACACCTGGATCACCCTGGCCTCACCCGTCGGCGAGTTAAAGCTGGTCGCGAACGGTTCACGACTGGCCGCCATCCTCTGGGAAAACGACAAACCGGGCCGGGTGCGTCTAGGGCCGATGAGCGAAGCGCCAGACAATCCGATACTGCTGCGCACGGCCGAACAGCTGCGCGAATATTTCGCGGGGACGCGCCACCGGTTCGAACTGGAGCTGGATTTTGTTGGCACGGAGTTTCAGAAAAAGGTCTGGGCCGCGCTGCTGACCATTCCCTTCGGCGAGACTCGCAGCTACAGCCAGATCGCCGAACAGATCGGCAACCCGAGCGCAGTCCGGGCTGTGGGTGCGGCGAATGGCAAGAACCCGATTTCGATTGTCGCGCCGTGCCATCGGGTGATTGGTGCATCGGGGAAACTGACGGGATTTGCCGGAGGGCTTGATGCGAAGGAGATGTTGCTGACACTTGAAGGTGGGCAATGGCCCGGAACAGCGCGCCTGCCAGGTTTTTGA
- the ggt gene encoding gamma-glutamyltransferase: MKYEPFAKTLIATSLALSCLMAHAASVAPVAAENGMVVTAQHLASHVGVDVLKNGGNAVDAAVAVGYALAVVYPAAGNLGGGGFMTIQLADGRKTFLDFREKAPLAATADMYLDKEGNVVPDLSTRGHLAVGVPGTVSGMELALSKYGTKPRKEVIAPAIKLAEDGFELEQGDVELLEYATDVFKKDIKDSGSIFLSNGEPMQVGQKLVQKDLGKTLREISEKGADGFYKGWVADAIVTSSQANKGIITQADLDKYKTRELAPIECDYRGYHVVSAPPPSSGGVVICQIMNILEGYPMKDLGYHSAQGMHYQIEAMRHAYVDRNSYLGDPDFVKNPIAHLLDKNYATKLRAAINPQKAGVSRDLKPGVAPHEGSNTTHYSIVDKWGNAVSVTYTLNDWFGAGVMASKTGVILNDEMDDFTSKIGVPNMYGLVQGEANAIAPGKAPLSSMSPTIVTKDGKVVMVVGTPGGSRIITATLLTMLNVIDYGMNIQEAVDAPRFHQQWLPEETNLETFTTSPDTVKILESWGHKFAGPQDANHLAAILVGAPSLDGKPVGKNRFYGANDPRRNTGLSLGY, translated from the coding sequence ATGAAGTACGAACCTTTTGCCAAAACGCTGATTGCGACCTCGTTGGCGCTCAGCTGCCTGATGGCCCATGCGGCGTCCGTGGCCCCGGTCGCGGCCGAAAACGGCATGGTGGTCACCGCCCAGCATCTGGCCAGCCATGTCGGCGTGGATGTGCTCAAGAACGGTGGCAACGCCGTGGATGCCGCGGTTGCGGTGGGTTATGCGCTGGCGGTGGTGTATCCGGCGGCGGGTAACCTCGGCGGCGGCGGTTTCATGACCATTCAATTGGCCGACGGACGCAAGACCTTCCTCGATTTCCGTGAAAAAGCCCCGCTGGCCGCCACCGCCGACATGTACCTCGACAAGGAGGGCAACGTCGTTCCGGACCTGAGCACCCGCGGCCACCTGGCCGTCGGCGTGCCGGGCACCGTGTCTGGCATGGAACTGGCGCTGTCGAAATACGGCACCAAACCGCGCAAGGAAGTGATCGCACCGGCCATCAAGCTTGCCGAAGACGGCTTCGAGCTGGAGCAGGGCGACGTCGAGTTGCTGGAGTACGCCACCGATGTGTTCAAGAAGGACATCAAGGATTCGGGTTCGATTTTCCTGAGTAATGGCGAGCCGATGCAGGTCGGCCAAAAACTCGTTCAGAAAGACCTTGGCAAAACCCTGCGGGAAATCTCCGAGAAGGGCGCCGACGGTTTCTATAAAGGCTGGGTGGCCGACGCCATCGTAACGTCCAGCCAGGCCAACAAAGGCATCATCACCCAGGCCGACCTCGATAAATACAAGACCCGCGAACTGGCGCCGATCGAGTGTGATTACCGTGGCTACCACGTGGTCTCGGCGCCGCCACCGAGCTCAGGCGGCGTGGTGATTTGCCAGATCATGAACATCCTCGAAGGCTATCCGATGAAGGATCTGGGCTATCACTCAGCCCAAGGCATGCACTATCAGATCGAAGCGATGCGCCACGCCTACGTGGACCGCAACAGCTACCTCGGCGATCCGGATTTCGTGAAAAACCCGATTGCCCATCTGCTGGATAAAAACTACGCGACCAAACTCCGCGCAGCGATCAACCCACAAAAGGCCGGCGTGTCCCGCGATCTCAAACCCGGCGTCGCGCCCCATGAAGGCAGCAACACCACCCATTACTCCATCGTCGACAAATGGGGCAATGCGGTGTCGGTGACTTACACCCTCAACGACTGGTTCGGTGCCGGGGTCATGGCCAGCAAAACCGGGGTCATCCTCAACGATGAAATGGACGACTTCACCTCGAAAATCGGCGTGCCGAACATGTACGGCCTGGTCCAGGGCGAGGCCAACGCCATCGCTCCCGGCAAGGCACCGCTGTCGTCCATGAGCCCGACCATCGTCACTAAGGACGGCAAAGTGGTGATGGTGGTCGGTACGCCCGGTGGCAGCCGCATCATCACGGCAACCTTGCTGACCATGCTCAACGTCATCGACTACGGCATGAACATCCAGGAAGCCGTCGATGCGCCGCGATTCCACCAGCAATGGCTGCCAGAGGAAACCAACCTGGAAACCTTCACCACCAGCCCGGACACGGTGAAGATCCTCGAAAGCTGGGGCCACAAGTTTGCCGGGCCGCAGGATGCCAACCACCTGGCGGCAATCCTTGTAGGTGCGCCGTCGCTGGACGGCAAACCGGTGGGCAAAAACCGCTTCTACGGCGCCAACGATCCACGGCGCAACACCGGTTTGTCGCTCGGTTATTGA
- a CDS encoding cysteine hydrolase family protein yields the protein MSTALLIIDVQQALCAGEYECFEIQRIIGNINDLSTRARKAGVPVVLIQHEEAGSPFAHEAAGWQLAEGLETSPKDHRVRKTTGDSFYQTNLQKLLPKEDFERLVICGLQTDYCVNATVRQALKLGYDVVLASDAHSTVDNGNTTAEDIITEHNKDWAHLTGSVARIDVVPVREIRF from the coding sequence ATGTCCACCGCATTGCTCATCATCGACGTCCAGCAGGCTCTGTGTGCTGGTGAGTACGAGTGTTTCGAAATCCAGCGCATCATCGGCAACATCAACGACCTCAGCACCCGAGCGCGAAAGGCCGGGGTTCCCGTGGTGCTGATCCAGCATGAAGAAGCGGGCAGTCCGTTTGCGCATGAAGCGGCGGGCTGGCAACTGGCCGAAGGGCTGGAAACTTCGCCCAAGGATCATCGCGTGCGTAAAACCACTGGTGATTCGTTCTATCAGACCAACTTGCAGAAGCTGCTGCCGAAAGAGGACTTCGAGCGCCTTGTCATTTGCGGTCTGCAAACGGATTACTGCGTCAATGCCACGGTGCGCCAGGCACTGAAACTGGGCTATGACGTGGTGCTGGCATCCGACGCCCATTCCACTGTCGATAACGGCAACACGACTGCCGAAGACATCATTACCGAACACAACAAGGATTGGGCACACCTGACCGGTTCGGTGGCGCGGATCGACGTCGTACCGGTCCGGGAAATCCGCTTCTGA
- a CDS encoding sterol desaturase family protein, with amino-acid sequence MDVLVLLYQYLFRWVIAPVSEQFLGLFDLNGRLCLAFVLTSYAIAYALFRFRKSRELTDARTFWQFIGGNRVHFHPSALLDYRYYFVRAILKVMLVVPIVGLVDPYVLRSGDYISFFTRLWGARVQVEDHLALSLLYGLGVFVLQDFIHYWAHRAYHSRYLWAFHKVHHSAPVLVPVTASRVHVVEKMVERLIDLVFLGAYAGVFWYACGGEISRYTLFGVTYMVFILNALASNLRHSHVWLSFGPAVEHVLNSPAQHQVHHSDAPRHFNKNFGINLSVWDWMFGTLYVTHSKPEAIQFGTGEADHQRYLTIYSLIVTPFVETAHNLWRGSLLPLGREAAPLVSEQNGDRCAVQREQAPSPQVVLRLLVTTQEGSSVRASAGIAPRAVAPAAAIGAGRAS; translated from the coding sequence ATGGATGTTCTCGTACTTCTCTACCAATACCTGTTCCGGTGGGTGATTGCGCCGGTCAGCGAGCAGTTCCTCGGCCTTTTCGACCTCAATGGCCGTCTCTGTCTTGCCTTTGTGCTCACGTCCTACGCCATCGCCTACGCGCTGTTCCGCTTTCGAAAATCCCGCGAGCTGACGGATGCGCGCACTTTCTGGCAGTTCATCGGCGGCAACCGCGTGCATTTTCATCCCTCAGCGCTGCTGGATTATCGCTACTACTTCGTGCGCGCCATCCTGAAAGTCATGCTGGTGGTGCCCATCGTGGGGTTGGTCGATCCGTACGTGCTGCGCTCCGGCGACTACATCAGTTTTTTCACTCGCCTGTGGGGGGCGCGGGTGCAGGTGGAGGATCATTTGGCGCTGTCGTTGCTCTACGGCCTGGGCGTATTCGTGCTGCAAGACTTCATCCATTACTGGGCTCATCGCGCCTACCATTCGCGCTATTTGTGGGCCTTTCACAAAGTCCATCATTCGGCGCCCGTGCTGGTGCCGGTGACGGCAAGCCGGGTGCACGTTGTCGAGAAGATGGTCGAGCGGCTGATCGACCTCGTGTTCCTCGGGGCCTACGCCGGTGTGTTCTGGTACGCCTGTGGCGGGGAAATCAGCCGCTACACTTTGTTCGGGGTGACTTACATGGTGTTCATCCTCAATGCCCTGGCCTCGAACCTGCGGCACAGCCATGTATGGCTGTCATTCGGGCCGGCGGTCGAGCATGTGCTGAACAGCCCGGCCCAGCACCAGGTCCATCACAGCGACGCACCGCGGCATTTCAACAAGAACTTCGGCATCAATCTTTCTGTTTGGGACTGGATGTTCGGCACGCTCTATGTCACGCATTCGAAGCCTGAGGCCATCCAGTTCGGTACCGGCGAGGCGGATCACCAGCGTTACCTGACGATCTACAGCCTGATCGTTACGCCGTTTGTGGAAACAGCACACAACCTGTGGCGAGGGAGCTTGCTCCCGCTGGGTCGCGAAGCGGCCCCTCTTGTTTCTGAGCAGAACGGGGACCGCTGCGCAGTCCAGCGGGAGCAAGCTCCCTCGCCACAGGTAGTTCTCCGCCTGCTCGTCACAACTCAGGAAGGTTCCAGCGTTCGCGCATCTGCTGGTATTGCGCCTCGGGCAGTTGCACCAGCAGCGGCGATTGGCGCGGGTCGAGCCAGTTGA
- a CDS encoding L,D-transpeptidase family protein — MISPFKICLALILLLPGTVMAQGLDGSDQLIVVTSKNWDDIQGTAQRYERHGSTFKKFDAPFAVVLGKNGMGWGKGLLDTEPLQGPVKQEGDGKAPAGIFKLGTSFGYDASAQTRLPYLALSPSIECVDDPQSTRYNELVDGATVAKDWNSSERMRRRDDLYRQGIVIEHNTPASPAAGSCIFFHIWRGPTVPTRGCTAMPPADIARLFNWLDPRQSPLLVQLPEAQYQQMRERWNLPEL, encoded by the coding sequence ATGATCAGTCCGTTCAAGATCTGCTTGGCGCTGATCCTGTTGCTACCCGGCACCGTGATGGCGCAAGGGCTCGACGGCAGTGATCAGCTCATCGTGGTCACCAGCAAAAACTGGGATGATATCCAGGGCACTGCCCAGCGCTACGAACGGCACGGCAGCACCTTCAAAAAATTCGACGCACCGTTTGCAGTGGTGTTGGGCAAAAACGGTATGGGCTGGGGCAAGGGACTGCTCGACACTGAGCCGCTTCAGGGACCAGTGAAACAGGAAGGTGATGGCAAGGCCCCGGCCGGGATATTCAAACTGGGCACCTCGTTCGGCTACGACGCTTCAGCTCAAACCCGCCTGCCGTACCTCGCCCTCAGTCCGAGCATCGAATGCGTGGATGACCCACAGTCCACGCGTTACAACGAACTGGTCGACGGCGCCACGGTTGCGAAAGACTGGAACAGCTCTGAACGCATGCGTCGCCGTGATGACTTGTATCGCCAGGGCATTGTCATCGAGCACAACACCCCGGCGTCCCCCGCTGCGGGCTCCTGCATTTTCTTCCACATCTGGCGCGGCCCCACGGTGCCAACCCGTGGCTGCACCGCCATGCCCCCGGCGGACATCGCCCGATTATTCAACTGGCTCGACCCGCGCCAATCGCCGCTGCTGGTGCAACTGCCCGAGGCGCAATACCAGCAGATGCGCGAACGCTGGAACCTTCCTGAGTTGTGA
- a CDS encoding M15 family metallopeptidase has product MRFATRSLLLLSNLVLSCLASAEPKPEHMVYLRTIAPGIEQDIRYASAHNFTGHPLDGYQAPECLLSLDAAKALARVQTALQAQGYGLKVFDCYRPSRAVADMGRFATEPGEPRKAEFYPRVDKQDFWRLGYVARVSNHSRGGTVDLTMTGPEALPADTWTPSATPVDCTAPYGQRWHDGAVDMGTGFDCFDERAHTDSTLINETAKANRQRLNSAMEKEGFTGYSAEWWHFTYSRDPALKTVMDFPITPLKP; this is encoded by the coding sequence ATGCGCTTTGCAACTCGATCATTGCTCCTGCTTTCAAACCTTGTTTTGTCGTGCCTTGCCAGCGCCGAACCGAAACCAGAGCACATGGTGTATCTGCGCACGATCGCTCCGGGCATCGAGCAAGACATCCGCTACGCCAGCGCCCACAACTTCACCGGGCATCCGCTCGATGGTTACCAGGCGCCGGAGTGCCTGCTGTCGCTGGACGCCGCCAAGGCACTCGCCCGCGTACAAACTGCATTGCAGGCGCAAGGTTACGGCTTGAAAGTTTTCGATTGCTATCGCCCCAGCCGCGCCGTGGCGGACATGGGACGCTTCGCCACGGAACCGGGCGAACCGCGCAAGGCCGAGTTCTATCCTCGGGTGGACAAGCAGGATTTCTGGCGACTGGGTTACGTGGCGCGCGTGTCGAATCATTCCAGGGGCGGCACCGTCGACCTGACCATGACTGGCCCCGAAGCGCTGCCCGCCGACACCTGGACGCCCTCTGCCACGCCCGTCGATTGCACGGCGCCTTACGGCCAGCGTTGGCATGACGGCGCCGTCGATATGGGCACTGGTTTTGACTGCTTCGATGAGCGCGCACATACCGATTCGACGCTGATCAACGAGACGGCCAAAGCGAATCGCCAGCGACTCAACAGCGCCATGGAGAAAGAAGGATTCACCGGTTACTCGGCCGAGTGGTGGCATTTCACCTATAGCCGTGATCCCGCGTTGAAGACCGTCATGGATTTCCCCATTACGCCGTTGAAGCCATGA
- the lipA gene encoding lipoyl synthase codes for MDTVQVGTKLRGAEKVARIPVKIIPTDEFPRKPDWIRVRMPISPEVDRIKQLLRKHKLHSVCEEASCPNLGECFSGGTATFMIMGDICTRRCPFCDVGHGRPKPLDVNEPTNLAVAIAELRLKYVVITSVDRDDLRDGGAQHFVDCLREIRKLSPGIQLETLVPDYRGRMDVALAITASEPPDVFNHNLETVPRLYKAARPGSDFEWSLDLLQKFKQSVSHVPTKSGLMLGLGETDEEVIEVMQRMREHDIDMLTLGQYLQPSRSHLPVQRFVHPEVFAWFAEEGARMGFKNVASGPLVRSSYHADQQLHGGEAGFKP; via the coding sequence ATGGACACAGTGCAAGTCGGCACCAAGCTGCGCGGTGCAGAAAAAGTCGCGCGGATTCCGGTAAAGATCATCCCCACGGATGAATTCCCGCGTAAACCTGACTGGATTCGCGTGCGCATGCCGATCTCTCCCGAGGTCGACCGCATCAAGCAATTGCTGCGTAAACACAAGCTGCACAGTGTCTGCGAAGAAGCCTCATGCCCGAACCTCGGCGAGTGTTTTTCCGGGGGCACAGCCACCTTCATGATCATGGGCGACATCTGCACCCGGCGTTGCCCGTTCTGCGATGTCGGCCACGGCCGCCCGAAACCGCTGGACGTCAACGAGCCGACTAACCTGGCCGTGGCCATCGCAGAGCTGCGCCTGAAATACGTAGTGATCACCTCGGTGGATCGCGACGATTTGCGCGACGGTGGCGCCCAGCACTTTGTCGATTGCCTGCGGGAAATCCGCAAGTTGTCGCCGGGCATTCAACTGGAAACCCTGGTGCCGGATTATCGCGGGCGCATGGATGTGGCCCTGGCGATCACCGCCAGCGAACCGCCGGATGTGTTCAACCACAACCTTGAAACCGTGCCGCGCCTCTACAAAGCCGCGCGGCCGGGTTCGGATTTCGAGTGGTCGCTGGACCTGCTGCAGAAGTTCAAGCAATCGGTCTCGCACGTGCCCACGAAGTCGGGCCTGATGCTCGGTCTGGGCGAAACCGACGAGGAAGTCATCGAGGTCATGCAGCGCATGCGCGAGCACGATATCGACATGCTCACCCTCGGCCAGTACCTGCAACCCTCGCGCAGCCACTTGCCGGTGCAGCGTTTCGTGCACCCCGAGGTGTTTGCCTGGTTCGCCGAGGAAGGCGCGCGGATGGGGTTCAAGAACGTCGCGTCCGGGCCGCTGGTGCGCTCGTCTTATCATGCCGATCAACAACTGCATGGAGGTGAAGCCGGTTTCAAGCCATGA